Proteins encoded by one window of Scatophagus argus isolate fScaArg1 chromosome 8, fScaArg1.pri, whole genome shotgun sequence:
- the LOC124063019 gene encoding cytochrome c oxidase subunit 4 isoform 2, mitochondrial isoform X1 — MLHLTSGRLGSFMARRATVALTTSSARMASHGHGTMTPVTLPVSVHPEVSDTVDMSQPMYWDRRDIPLPDRAYKVDLSAADKSLKQKEKGSWTQLTKEEKIALYRLMFCKTFPEMNKPSAEWKTVLGGIFFFLGFTGLVVWWQKAYVCPERPRTFDDDWQAKQLQRMLDMRINPIQGLSSKWDYEKGQWK; from the exons ATGCTCCACCTGACATCAGGGCGCCTGGGCAGCTTCATGGCCAGGCGTGCGACGGTGGCCTTGACAACCAGCAGCGCGAGGATGGCGAGCCACGGTCATGGTACCATGACACCA GTgactcttcctgtttctgtccaTCCAGAGGTGTCAGACACAGTGGACATGTCTCAGCCAATGTACTGGGATCGTAGGGACATCCCCCTGCCTGACAGAGCCTACAAAGTCGACCTATCTGCTGCTGACAAGAGCctgaaacagaaggagaaaggatCCTGGACCCAGCTGACCAAAGAGGAGAAGATTGCCT TGTACCGCCTGATGTTCTGTAAGACCTTCCCAGAGATGAACAAGCCTTCAGCAGAGTGGAAGACTGTCCTGGGGGGTATCTTCTTCTTTCTGGGCTTCACTGGCCTGGTGGTCTGGTGGCAAAAAGCCTACG TCTGCCCTGAGCGCCCCAGGACCTTTGACGACGATTGGCAGGccaaacagctgcagaggatGTTGGATATGAGGATCAACCCCATTCAGGGTCTCTCATCCAAGTGGGACTATGAGAAGGGCCAGTGGAAGTAA
- the LOC124063019 gene encoding cytochrome c oxidase subunit 4 isoform 2, mitochondrial isoform X2 gives MLHLTSGRLGSFMARRATVALTTSSARMASHGHEVSDTVDMSQPMYWDRRDIPLPDRAYKVDLSAADKSLKQKEKGSWTQLTKEEKIALYRLMFCKTFPEMNKPSAEWKTVLGGIFFFLGFTGLVVWWQKAYVCPERPRTFDDDWQAKQLQRMLDMRINPIQGLSSKWDYEKGQWK, from the exons ATGCTCCACCTGACATCAGGGCGCCTGGGCAGCTTCATGGCCAGGCGTGCGACGGTGGCCTTGACAACCAGCAGCGCGAGGATGGCGAGCCACGGTCATG AGGTGTCAGACACAGTGGACATGTCTCAGCCAATGTACTGGGATCGTAGGGACATCCCCCTGCCTGACAGAGCCTACAAAGTCGACCTATCTGCTGCTGACAAGAGCctgaaacagaaggagaaaggatCCTGGACCCAGCTGACCAAAGAGGAGAAGATTGCCT TGTACCGCCTGATGTTCTGTAAGACCTTCCCAGAGATGAACAAGCCTTCAGCAGAGTGGAAGACTGTCCTGGGGGGTATCTTCTTCTTTCTGGGCTTCACTGGCCTGGTGGTCTGGTGGCAAAAAGCCTACG TCTGCCCTGAGCGCCCCAGGACCTTTGACGACGATTGGCAGGccaaacagctgcagaggatGTTGGATATGAGGATCAACCCCATTCAGGGTCTCTCATCCAAGTGGGACTATGAGAAGGGCCAGTGGAAGTAA